One genomic region from Bacillus sp. SLBN-46 encodes:
- a CDS encoding aminotransferase class III-fold pyridoxal phosphate-dependent enzyme encodes MKLQNKSDEIKEKAKKHLSPVLTRVTELVVDKAKGARFWTADGEEYIDFVSGVAVNAVGHANDTMVQAIKKQAESFIHFGLNYGYYESAANLAEKLAEITPGNLDTVFFSNSGGEAIDGALKLARAATGRPGIIAFEGSFHGRTLGATAITASSSKYRKNYEPILGEVYHAPYPYPSQLKGVNVEETIPYCLHQLQKIFELRIDPSRVAAIVIEPVIGEGGYYPAPAEFLQELRKITEKHGILLIFDEVQTGFGRTGKMFAAEHSGVTPDIMVLAKALSGGMPLGAIVASRELHEKWPVGGHGSTFGGNPISCAAALANIAVIEKEKLVERSWELGANIVARLKDSLEGLPGIREIRGIGMMIGIEFHEDFASHAVTIIKQKCLEQKLLIMNCGVQGQTIRLMLPLNINEDDLNEGLSILEKVIKETL; translated from the coding sequence ATGAAATTACAAAATAAATCAGATGAAATTAAAGAAAAGGCTAAAAAACATTTATCTCCAGTTTTAACGAGGGTAACAGAATTAGTTGTGGATAAAGCAAAGGGTGCAAGATTTTGGACGGCAGATGGAGAGGAATACATTGATTTTGTATCCGGTGTGGCTGTAAATGCTGTTGGGCACGCCAATGATACAATGGTTCAAGCAATTAAGAAACAAGCAGAGTCATTTATTCACTTCGGTTTGAACTATGGTTACTATGAATCAGCTGCTAATCTTGCAGAAAAACTTGCTGAAATTACACCGGGTAATTTAGATACCGTGTTCTTTTCTAATTCCGGAGGTGAAGCCATTGATGGAGCATTAAAACTGGCACGGGCTGCTACCGGGAGACCAGGAATCATTGCTTTTGAAGGTTCATTTCATGGAAGAACACTTGGAGCAACAGCTATTACTGCCTCTAGCTCCAAATATCGGAAAAACTATGAACCTATTTTAGGAGAGGTGTACCATGCTCCTTATCCATATCCATCACAATTAAAGGGTGTGAACGTAGAAGAGACTATTCCTTATTGTTTGCACCAGCTTCAAAAAATCTTTGAATTACGGATTGATCCATCCCGAGTGGCAGCTATTGTGATTGAACCTGTGATTGGTGAAGGAGGATACTACCCAGCCCCGGCTGAATTTCTCCAAGAACTGAGAAAAATAACAGAAAAACATGGCATTCTCTTAATCTTTGATGAGGTACAAACTGGTTTTGGGCGAACAGGAAAAATGTTTGCAGCCGAGCATTCTGGTGTAACTCCTGACATTATGGTTTTAGCGAAAGCTCTTTCGGGCGGAATGCCTCTTGGTGCGATTGTAGCGAGTAGAGAGCTTCACGAAAAATGGCCAGTTGGAGGGCATGGGTCAACCTTTGGTGGAAACCCGATTTCCTGTGCTGCAGCATTAGCAAATATTGCTGTGATTGAAAAGGAAAAACTAGTCGAACGAAGCTGGGAGTTAGGAGCAAACATAGTAGCCAGATTAAAAGATTCTCTAGAAGGGCTACCTGGAATAAGGGAAATTCGAGGAATAGGAATGATGATTGGTATCGAATTTCATGAAGATTTTGCTAGCCACGCTGTTACCATTATTAAGCAAAAGTGTTTAGAACAAAAACTTCTCATTATGAATTGCGGGGTACAGGGACAAACAATTAGGTTAATGCTACCGCTTAATATTAATGAAGATGATTTAAATGAGGGATTGTCTATTTTGGAAAAGGTTATTAAAGAAACGCTATAA